Sequence from the Spirochaetota bacterium genome:
AAGTCATTGCTCAGAACAGGACTTGAACCTGCACGGCCAAAAAGGCCACCAGCCCCTCAAGCTAGCGTGTCTACCAGTTCCACCACCGGAGCATATAATATATTATATATCATTTAAAATATATTTGTCAATACTTTTAATTTAATTTTTTGTAAATTTATATATTATATTTGATAAAAGATCATTGATTTTATATCAAATATAATATATAATATACTCACACTTTTATATTATGGAGGGATTTATGATATTTCCTTTTTTACCACAAGAATTACAAGATTTTGATACTGAAATATATAATACTATCTCAAATGAACTTCTCCGTCAACAAAATACTATCGAATTAATTGCCTCTGAAAATATCGTTTCCAAAGCTGTATTAGTAGCACAAGGCAGTATTCTCACTAACAAGTATGCGGAAGGATATCCAGCCAAGCGTTACTATGGTGGTTGTGAATATGTTGATATTTCTGAACAACTCGCTATAGACAGAGCAAAAAAACTATTTAATGCCGAACATGCTAATGTGCAAACTCACTCAGGATCTCAAGCTAACATGGCTGTCTTTATGGCTTTACTACAACCTGGTGACAAAATTCTCGGAATGGGACTAAGTGCTGGTGGACATTTAACACATGGATTTCATTTGAATTTTTCTGGTCAATTATACGAAGCTCATAGTTATACAGTAGATCCTCAAACATATCTTTTAGATTATGATGAAATCAGAAAACAAGCCTTAGAGATAAAACCCAAACTTATTATAGCTGGAGCTTCTGCTTATTCAAGAATTATTGATTTTAATGAATTTAGAAAAATTGCTGATGAGGTTGGTGCTTATCTCATGGTAGATATGGCACATATAGCTGGATTAGTAGCTGTAGGCTTACATCCAAACCCTGTTACAGTAGCTGATGTCGTAACATCTACAACTCACAAAACATTACGAGGTCCTCGTGGTGGATTGATTCTCTGCAAACAAGAATTTGCTAAAGCTATTGATAAGACTGTTTTTCCAGGTATTCAAGGCGGGCCTTTAATGCATGTTATTGCAGCTAAAGCTGTAGCTTTTAAAGAAGCCTTACAACCTAAATTTAAAATATATCAACAACAAGTAATTACTAATGCTCAGACATTATCACAAACATTAGCAGATTTAGGGCATTCTATTATTAGTAATGGAACAGATAATCATTTATTTATTGTAGATCTTCGTACACATAATACTAATGGTAATGAAATATCAACATTATGTGATACCATAAATATCACTTTAAACAAAAATTCCATTCCTTTCGATCCAGCTTCTCCTATGAAACCTTCTGGCATTAGAATTGGTACACCAGCAATTACTTCACGAGGTATGAAAGAACAAGAAATGATACAAATAGCACAATGGCTTGATAAGTTAATTAAAAACAAAGACAATCAAAATATTCAAAAAGAAATCAAACAAGAAATTTTAGAACTATGCACACATTTTCATATCTATCATTCATAAAAAAAAGAGTATTAGTCGAGGATCAAAATGGAACCTATCAAATTTAAAACTGTAAGTTTTAGAACTGGAACATATGTATATGTTGAAGAACAAACAGATAGTGCAGCTTTTTATATTGTAAGACAAGGATCATTAATAGAAGAAAGTCCTCTTAATAATCTAACTCAAGAAAGTAATTTAATCATCAAAACAGGTGATTTTTTTGGTGTTTTAGATTGTATGAGTAGAAGAGCTAGATTATCTAGTATTCGAGCTCTTGAAGATACTGTATTAATTGTTGTAAGATTTGATCAATTTGAAACTTTAATTACTCAAATGGCTCCTGTTGCAATAAAAATCATTAGGTACTTCTCACAAAGACTTAGAAAATATAATACAACATTAGCTCAGTTGACACAAGGATCTACATCAAAAATAGAATCAAATACTCTCACTAGTTTAATCAAATTGGGAGAATATTATCAAAGTCTTGGACAAAATAATATTGCAGGATATGCTTTTTCTAATTTTATAAAAAACTATCCTAACGATAGTTCTGTTTTAGAAGTACAAAATTATCTTAAAATTCTTAACTATGATGAGAAATCTCATTTACCAATTCAACAAGGAATTCAAGAAACTTACGAAGCCGGTAATCCTATATTTCTCGAGTATGAACAAGGTGCTGATTTATATATTATTTTAGAAGGATTTGTAAAAATCACAAAATTCACTAATAATCAGATAGTTTTATTAGCTATGCTTAAAGAAAAAGATATTTTTGGAGAAATGGCAATATTAGAAAATAGCCCTCGTTCGGCATCTGCTATTGCTGTCACCAAAGTAACTCTATTACGCATTAATAAACAAAATTTTGAATTATATATTCGTACTCATCCAGAAATTGCTCGTCGTATTATTCAATTATTATCAGATAGAATTTGGCTTATTTATAAACGATTAGCAAATCAATTAATTATAGATCCTATTACAAAAATTTACGATGCTTTACAAACACTACTGTTAAACAATCGTGTTCCTATCAAAAAAGGATTAGCATATTCTTTTGAAATGTCACCTACTGATATTATTCAATTTATAGGATTAGATCCTATAATAGGGAAAAAATATATAGATTATATTATTGCAAATGATTCTGCATTAAGTGTCGAAAATAACAAACTTATGTCTAAAGATGTGTATAATATTAGAAGTGCTATTGCTTTGTCAAATCGTCACCAACATCGTAGTACTATTAAAAATCAATAATATATTAAATAAAAAAAGTATTAGATAATATCTAATACTTTTTTTATTTAATATATTTCTATATTTTATTCAATTTTATCTTAGATAAATCACCAGATAAAAATGTTTTTTGTTCTTTATTAATTTCCAAAATTAGTGATCCATCCAGAAGAACCGACTGTAAAATACCTCTATATTCTTGATCATTATGTATCAACAAAACTTCTTCATTTTTCCAAATAAAAAGTTGTTCCCATTTTTTTACAATTGTCTCTTCATTACTTGGGAAATCTTCCCATAAAATTATCAAAGATTCAATTAGTTCACTACAAAATTGATTAATATCACATTCTTTACCTGTTAATTCTTTTAAAGAATCTGCATAATCGGGTAAATCACTACTATTAATATTGATTCCTATTCCAATTATAATATACTTAATTTCGTTATCTTCTAGTACACTTTCTGTTAAAATACCACATATTTTTTTATTATCTTTTGTAATAATATCATTAGGCCATTTTATCATACATTTGTTATCACTGTACTTATTTAATAATTGACAAACAACAACAGAAACCAATCTAATAATAGAAAATAATAAAGAATGCGAGATATTACAAGGTATCGTAAAACTCATAGCAATATCCTTATCTGCAGACATCTGCCAAGGTCTATTCATTCGACCTCTACCCATTACCTGATCTCTTGTTAACAAAATAAAAGGTTCTTTTTGTTCTTTTATAATTTGCTTGGCAATAGTATTTGTAGAAGTTGTGTTTTTCATAAATAATATTGTTGGACAATTTGGGATTGAAATATTTTGAAAAATTTTCTCAGGAATAAGTTTGTAGGGTAAAGGATATTTTAAAATAAATCCTTTGTTGGATTCAGCTTCTATATTATAAGTATCTAATCTTAATTTTTCTACTTTTTTATGTATAGCAGCACGAGAGATCAAAAGCGATTGAGCAATTTTTTCACCAGACACATATTGATTCTTAGATGTTAATAATGCTAATAATACTTGATCTATAGGATAAATATTTTTATTATTATAAATCAATCGTTATTCCAACAGGACAATGATCTGATCCTTGTACATCACTAAGAATAAAAGCGTTTTTCAATTTTGGAACTAAATCTTCGCTGATAAAGAAATAATCAATTCTCCACCCAACATTACGATCTCTTGAGCCACCTCTATAACTCCACCATGAATATTGATCTTTTGTATCAGGATTAATTATTCGAAAAGTATCTACAAAACCAGCTTCGACTACTTTATCTATCCAAGCTCTTTCAATAGGAAGAAATCCTGAAGCATTTTTATTTTCTTTAGGTCTAGCTAGGTCAATTTCTTTATGAGCAGTATTCACATCTCCAGAAAAAATAATACTACGACCTTCGTTTTTGAGTTTAATAATATATTCTAAAAATGAATCATAAAAATCTAATTTATATTGAAGACGCTCTGGAGAACTATCTCCATTAGGAAAATAAATAGTAAAAAAAACAAAATCACCATAATCAGCCATAATTGTACGACCTTCTTGATCAAATATTTCTTCACCCCACCCTAAATCAACAACTTTAGGTTCAACTTTACTCAATAAAGCTGTTCCTGAATATCCTTTTTTAGTACGACTAGGATTCCAATAAGTAAATCTATCTTGAGGATTCCTGATAGGCGACTCTAATTGTTGCGGTTCAGCTTTAATTTCTTGTACCCCTACAATATCAGCATCATATTCATATAACCAATCCAAAAATCCTTTTTTAGTAGCTGCTCTAATACCATTTATATTCCATGAAATAAAAGTTCTCATTGATTTGTATTCCTATTATTATTTTCATTTATTAATTTATCATTATTCAAAGAAGTACTATTACTATAGTGTTTATTATTTACTGTAGCTATATCTGCTTCTTTTTTTAAATTAATATCAAACTTGCCTTCTAATTTTAAGTTGAAAGGCACTTTAAAATTTTGATATTGATATGGTAATTCTACAGAAACTTTACTTATAATTATAGACTTAGATAATATTTTCTCATCTAATTCTAAAAAATACATCCCTGTAAGTGTTGCTTCATGTTTTATTTGTTTATATCTATTAGCCTGCAAAATATTAATATTTTGCATCCAAAAAACAGTTGGTATATTATTATTATTTCTATAAGCATAAGTAGAATAGATGTCATTAATTAATTGAATATTTGTTTCTAAAAGAATAAGAGGGTCAGAATTTAATGCACGAGAAATTTTGAAAAAATCCCATCCAGAAACAACCATAGAAATCAAATCTGTTTCTAATTCACTAGGAACATTAAGAGAATATGTTTGATTATATTGATTATTTTTCATATCAATAATAGGAAATAAAACTTCAAAAACATATCCTAAAGGATGTCTTTTTCCATTTTTATCAAATACTAAAAAATGATCTGATTCTAATTTTACTATATAAGCAATATTATCTGTTTTACTATCTATATATGATTGCCATAGATCAATAAAAATAGATGGTAATGTTGAACTAGTTAAAGGAGAAAATTTCCAATCTATAACTATTTGTTGAGTATCAGTAAATTCAGAACTAGTCGATAATGAATAATCAAAATTAAATTGAGCATTCGTATTAGTATAACTAAAATACTTAGAAGATATAATTACTTCGCCTGTAAACTCAACATCATATAAATACAGTATATCTCCATAAATATCATAAAAAGAATAAGAAGGAATTGACAATTTTAGTCCAAGAACAATAAAAAAAATAATTTTTAAAATTAGCTGCATTTATCTATTAAAAACCTCATATTCTTTTGATATTAATTCTTCTATTTGTTGTAATAGTACATCTTTTGGTATTGATAGCAATTCACCAGTACGACGAATTTTTACTTCAAACTCTTGTTTGTCTTGCCAAGAACGACCTACCGTGATTCTGATTGGAATTCCAATCAGATCTGCATCTTTGAATTTAGAACCAACTCTTTCTTTTCTATCATCTAGAATAACTTCTATTTGTTTGTCCTGCAATATTTTATAGATATTCTTAGCTTCTTCAAATAATTCACCTTCAACAAGTATTGGAGTGATAATTACATGATAAGGAGCAATAGATATTGGAAAAATAATACCATTTGCATCTGATCCTTGTTCTACAACGGCAGCAATTACTCTACCAATACCTATTCCATAACAACCACAGACAGGATATACTTCCTGATTATTTCTATCTAATACTGTTACTTTCATTGCTTCTGCATATTTTGTACCTAATTTGAAAATATGCCCAACTTCTATACCTTTATAAGTCTGAAGAGGTTTTTGACAAGAGATACATAGATGATTTTCTTCTGCATTATGAAAATTACCAGTGAGCGTCTTTTTACAATCTCTAAGTACAGATACACCTTTCCAATGCATGTCTTTTTCGTTAGCTCCAACCACAGTATCATGCATATCAAGAATAGACTCGTCTAATACTACATCTGTAGGCCAATCTTTTGCTCCCAAAAATCCTATAGGAGATTTAGTCTGATCATAGATCACATCAGCTTCTGCCATAGTCATCTCTATAGCATTCAACAAATTTTGTAATTTAGTTTCATTAATTTGCAAATCTCCACGAATACAAGCCATCACTAATTTTCCATCAGCTTCAATAACAAAAGATTTCACCAAATCTTTTGTATCACAATTAAAAAATTTTGCTAAATCTTCTATTGTTTTAACTCCAGGAGTATGAATTTTTTCAATTTGTTGTTCTAATTTTATTTCTCTTTTAGGAATAATAGATTCTGCTTTTTCAGAATTTGCCACATATCCACAAGAGCATTTAACAATATCATCATCGCCAACAGCCGAGGGTACCATAAATTCTTCTGAGCCACTACCTCCAATATTGCCTGAATCAGCCAATACAGGATCTACTGTCAATCCAACTCTATGAAAAATATTAAGATAAGCTTGTTTCATTGCTTGGTAACTATTATCTAAACCAGTGCTATCAAGATCAAAAGAATACGCATCCTTCATAATAAATTCTCGACAACGAATCATTCCATAACGAGGTCGAATTTCATCTCGAAATTTAGTATTTATTTGATATAAATTTACTGGTAAATCTTGATAAGACTGGGCAGTATCTCTAATAATTTGAGTAAAAGCTTCTTCATGTGTTGGCCCTAAGACAAAATCATGATCATGTCTATCTTTAAAACGAAGCATTTCTTTTCCCATAGTATCCCAGCGTCCAGACTCTTGCCAAAGTTCACCTTGTGTTACAAATGGTAATAATACTTCTAAGGCACCAACTTTATCCATTTCTTGTTTTGTAATAGCTATTACTTTGTCTAAAACTCTCTTACCTAGAGGCATCCAAGTATATAAACCAGCTGCAGATTTACGAATCAATCCAGCTCTCAACATCAATTGATGACTAATGATTTCAGCGTCTCGTGGAGTTTCTTTTAAAGTGAAAATATATGATTTGGAATAGAGCATATAGAATTCTCCTTTTAATATATAATATTATTTATTATAAATCATATATCTATCTTATGCAAGAATACGATAGATATTATATAAAAATTTGAGTTTTATTATAATATATATTATAATAAAATATATATAATTAAAAGGATTTATTATGAATATTTTATTACTTATTACTTTGTTATTTTTTTCTAGCAATACTTTTGCAAATACAGAAAATGAGCTAAGAAAACAAATCCAACAAAATCCACAAAATATTTCAGCTTATTCCCAATTAATCCAATTAGCAACAACACGAGAACAAATCATGAAAATAGGTACAGAAGCTCTTAATGCCTTAGGATCTCGCTCTCAAATTCATACAGCTATGGGAAATGCCTATATGGAAGCTAAAGATTTCAATAATGCTATAAATTCGTTTAGAACATCCGTAAGCCTTAATCCTCGTTCAGCTACTAGTTTTAATAGATTAGGTCTAGCCTTGTTAAAAATTGGATACTACAACAAGGCAGAGGTAGCATTCAAATCTGCCATTGCATATTCACCCATAAACACCCCGACTACTCTTATGTACCAAACTTACTTGGCTATTGCTTTAGAAAATCAAAAAAATTATGTAGAAGCAAAAAAAGTGCTTTCTACAGTATTATCTGTAAATCCTAATTTCCCGTTAGCACTAGAGGTACAAAGTAGAATTCAAAAATAAAAATAACATATAATCAAAAAAAAACACCCTATTTTTTAGGGTGTTTTTTGTGATTAGATTTTATTTGTCGATAAAGAGCATACGCATAATCCACTCCTGTAATACCTGTAAAGATAGTAACTGAAATGACTAAAAAAGAAGGAAGATTTGCTAAATAGTAATTATTTTGCCAATAAGTAAGATAATTCTCTTGAGGAATATTAGCAATACTATTCAAATGATAGCTTACTAATAAAAAAAGTAAGACAAATCCACCAATTATCATTTGCCCTGCTGTTTTTATTTTGGCTAAAAAGGATGTTTTAAAAGAAATATTATATCGTAAAGCATAATTTCTCATTTGAGTGACTAAAAAATCTCGTAATAAAATTATCATAAAAGTCCACGCAGGAATTTTTAAATCAGGTATAAAAATAAAAACTAGATATAAGCCCCATATAAGAAATTTATCAACAAGAGGATCCATGTAGGCTCCCCATTCTGTCATTTGATTTAATTTACGAGCAAAATATCCATCCAAAAAATCAGTACTAGCTGCAAAAATAAAAAAAAAACTTGTCATTAATAAAGTATTAAAACTATGTGTTCCAAAGATAGGTAACAAAGGAATACAAGCCATAGGAATCATCAAAAATCTAAAAATAGTAATAGTATTGGGAATATTTAATATAAATATAGGCATATTAAATCTCTTTCACAAAAATAGCATCAAGATCATGATCATCAGAGCCTATTATTTTTACTTCTGCCATTTCTAGTAATTCTATATTTATATTTTTTGGAACTTTTACACGAACTATTCCATCAATTTCTGGTGCATCAAATTCAGAACGCATACTCATTGTACACTCTCCATCTTTTTCTTCTGAGATACCTTCTCCAATACAAATCAAATTCTTCCCAACTAACCTCTTTAATCTTTTGGTAGACACTTGTTGTTGAATAGCAGCCCATTGAGTCACCCTATCCTGAGCTACAGAATTTGGCACTTGATTATCCATTGTATAAGAACTTGTATCCTCTTCGTGAGAATAAGTAAAAAAACCTACTCTATCAGCCTGAACTTCTTGAAGAAATTGAGAGATTTGATTGGCATCTTGATCTGTTTCCCCTGGATATCCAGCAATAAAAGAAGTTCTCAATGCAATATTTGAATTTGCAGTTCTTATATCACTAAATAATTGTGCCATTGAATCAAAATCACCGTATCTTTTCATTGATTTTAAGACATTAGCTGAAATATGTTGCAAAGGCACATCTATATAATTACAAAAAATTGAAGAATTGTTGTATAATTCAGCTAATTCTATTAACATAGGATCAGGAAAAAGATACTGTACTCGAATCCAATCAAATCCTATTGTTTCTAATTTTTGTAATAATGGAATAAGTGATCGTGTATTGTTAAGATCTGTTCCATAATTAACAGGATCTTGAGTAATTACAATTAATTCTCTAATACCTTGATCAAGAAGCATTTTTGCTTCATCCAGAATATCTTGTTCAATACGACTTCTTTGTTTCCCACGCATAATAGGAATAGCACAAAATCCACAAGCTCTATTACAACCTTCTCCGATTTTAATCCAAGCATGTTTAAAACCTGAAAACAAAAGAGATCTTTTACTTTGACCAGTATCTTTATATTCACCTTGATCTAGCATAGATTTATTTTTACGCTGAATAAAAATATCTTTAATTTTAGAAGGATCTTTTACCCCAATAAACGCATCAATTTCTGGTATTTCTTCTTTCAATTCCTCATGATAACGAGCTACCATACATCCAGAAACAACTAAAATTAAATCAGGGTTTTTTCTTTTTAATTCAGCATGATCAAGAATTGCGTTTATAGATTCTTGTTTTGCAGATTCAATAAATCCACAAGTGTTAACAATCACAGCATCTGCCTCTTCTGGATCAAATACAGCATGATGTTCACCTGTATCAAATAAATGAGCACACATTTTTTCAGCATCTACCAAAGCTTTGGGGCACCCTAAGGCATCAAAGAATATTTTCATATATTATATAACCTTTCAATTTAAAATAAAAATACTCATACTAAAATAGTATGAGTATTAGTGTAATATATTTTATTATGATAGTCAAGATATTATTTAAGTTGAGCTCTATATAATGTAGTATCAGCACCACTTGTTTTTTTATAAAAAATCGATTGAGAACTTTCACCAATAGCACCACCACGAATAACATTAGTAAATTCTGAAAATGTAATTACTGCAGCTCCTGCATTACCAAGAGATACTTTTGCTCCATCAATAAAACTAAATTTTACAGACTCGCCAACATTTAATATTTTTTGTTGTTCCTCAACAGTATCTGCTTGATATCCAACCCAAATTGATCTTGTAGCAGTAATAGTAACATTAAAAATAGCTTTATTATTAACTACCGCTAGTGGTACCGTATTTCTAATAGAATTTATATAAGGTGTTGTATCAAAGAATGTTGTTTGAATAACATCTTTTTTAAAGTTTATAACCAATTCAATTTTTTTATCTGTAATAGAAATAATTTCTAAAGAAAGATCATTCACACCATTTCCACTAATATCTGTATGTAAAACATCACCTTTTTTATAAATATACTGATTTTGTTTGATATGAAATTTAATTTTTTTATTTTTCTGTACAATACCAAAAAACTCGATTTTTGCGATTTCTTGTTCTTCATCCATAAGTACAATCGTATCTTTCACACCTATAGAAAATTGATTATTTTGAGCTAATTCTATTAGAGAAATATTTATAATTGTAGAATTTTGTCTGGTATTATAATCAGAAATCTGTGTATTATTATTTTTTTGAGAAGAAGATATTGATTTCGTGTGAAATACCAAGATTACAAAAAATATTAATACTATAGGTATACCAAGCACAAGCCATTTAATATATTTTTTTGTATTTTGAGTAGTACTATGTAAATTATAAAAAACCTCTAAAGGAGCTTCTTGTTCTTTACTAATAGCTCTTTTGTACATAGAAAGTACCAGTTCTTTATCTAATTCAAGCATTTCAATATAAGACGATAAAAAACCTATAACGTACATTTCTGCAGGAAAAAAACCATACTCATCTTTTTCTAAAGCTTCTATATATTTTTTTGCAATATTTGTTTCTATAGCGGCTTCATCAATAGAGAGACCTCTTTGTTCTCTTTCATTTTTTAAATATTGACCTAGTGAAATTTTTGGGTATTCCATATGTATCCTCATTAACATTCAAATGTATTATATATAATATCAGATATCTATGATACTGTCAACTTTTAAAATATAATATTTTTATCGACTATTTAATAAAAAACACTAGTATTAAAATTATAAATATACTATACTATTAATGTTATCTGACAGGAGTTTTTCTATGCATTATATTATTATATTTACTGTACTACTATTGACCACTTTTTGTGACAAAAAACAATCTACCCCCTTAGATGAATCTATACTAAAATATTCTGATTCCACATCTATTCCTACATTTACTGATAGTATATCTATTTCAAGTACTGGAACTCCCAAGACTTCCTCTCAAGAAATAGATATGATGATTTCTAATTTGATTGATTTTAAACTCGGCGATGAAATTTCTCTTGATAGCCCAAAAAAGTTCTTACAAATCTCTATTCTCTTTACATTATCACAAAACTCTAATTATTATATTATTTCTCAGAAAAAAAACACTACAGATGAAGATGTCAATGCCTATATGAACAAAAAAAGAGAAGATTTTTATACATCTCTTGGAATTTCTGAAACTGAATATATTCAATACGGAATTACTCATTCCAAAAACATTCAAGAATTTCTTGCAACTACTAATAATATCAACGAGTTATACGAAATAATTCAAGCCCATGTTGTGGATTAATATTTAATTTCAATTCAATTTTTTTAAAATAATATTCAATCTATTTCTTGATAAAAATTCAATTTTATCTTATTATATATAATCAAAAATAAAATTGAAGGAATATAGATGTTTTCTAAATATAAAAAAAAACACACTATATCAGCTGATATAAGTATGACCCCTATGATTGATATTATTTTTCAATTATTAACATTTTTTATGATTACTTCTACTTTTATCCAAACTTCCTCTCTTAATATTGATCTTCCTGAAGCAAAAACCTCTGACAGTATTCAAGATCAACAAAACACTATTACCCTATACAAAAATAACTCTATCACATGGAACGAACAAGAAATATCTATTACAGATCTTCCTCAAAAATTATTAGAATTATCACAACAAAATCCTGACGCAACACTTGTTATACAAGGAGATGAGGGAATTTCTTATGGTAATTTAATAGAGATTATGGATCAAGCTCGTGGGGCTGGTCTAAACAAGCTAAGTCTTGCTACTATACTAAAAAAATAGGAGTAATCATGACTTTGCCTCGCCCTCAACAATATTCTCCATTATCATTATTTCTCACGATCTCTTTAGGTATTCATTTTATAGCTTTAGTTACTTTCAGTGTTTTTTCTCCAAAATTTATTAAAATAAAAAAT
This genomic interval carries:
- a CDS encoding helix-turn-helix domain-containing protein, whose amino-acid sequence is MEYPKISLGQYLKNEREQRGLSIDEAAIETNIAKKYIEALEKDEYGFFPAEMYVIGFLSSYIEMLELDKELVLSMYKRAISKEQEAPLEVFYNLHSTTQNTKKYIKWLVLGIPIVLIFFVILVFHTKSISSSQKNNNTQISDYNTRQNSTIINISLIELAQNNQFSIGVKDTIVLMDEEQEIAKIEFFGIVQKNKKIKFHIKQNQYIYKKGDVLHTDISGNGVNDLSLEIISITDKKIELVINFKKDVIQTTFFDTTPYINSIRNTVPLAVVNNKAIFNVTITATRSIWVGYQADTVEEQQKILNVGESVKFSFIDGAKVSLGNAGAAVITFSEFTNVIRGGAIGESSQSIFYKKTSGADTTLYRAQLK
- a CDS encoding biopolymer transporter ExbD produces the protein MFSKYKKKHTISADISMTPMIDIIFQLLTFFMITSTFIQTSSLNIDLPEAKTSDSIQDQQNTITLYKNNSITWNEQEISITDLPQKLLELSQQNPDATLVIQGDEGISYGNLIEIMDQARGAGLNKLSLATILKK